One genomic segment of Misgurnus anguillicaudatus chromosome 25, ASM2758022v2, whole genome shotgun sequence includes these proteins:
- the LOC129446335 gene encoding uncharacterized protein isoform X3 translates to MGKDGGVLRFCCLLHGTIYQLSNLSKSLQRSVSTLAEAQSCLSSTQAVIEKYKSRPGPKTRAVLDTDTYEGVLLKPTDADKHDKAKNELIDSLCQCITARFSDVNSGVLQAMRLTSFHCWPEADTSSDFSLLFSDFGDEEVNKLISHFRPLLLSAGVDVDLIPDQWTILKTELYTAGFSQETFEKTWPTVNRMLRHRCPDVLDLFNALLTIPATTADCERGFSVMKQEKHGSTKCSARDPSSGS, encoded by the exons ATGGGCAAGGATGGTGGAGTGCTCAGGTTTTGCTGCCTTCTCCATGGCACCATTTATCAACTGAGCAACCTCTCCAAGTCACTGCAGAGGTCAGTGTCAACCCTGGCTGAAGCTCAGAGCTGCCTTTCCTCCACTCAGGCTGTCATAGAAAAGTACAAGTCAAG ACCGGGACCTAAAACGAGAGCAGTGCTGGACACAGACACCTATGAAGGAGTCCTCCTGAAGCCTACTGATGCCGACAAGCATGACAAGGCAAAGAATGAGCTAATCGATTCTCTGTGCCAGTGCATCACTGCTAGATTTAGTGATGTGAACAGTGGTGTCCTGCAGGCGATGCGGCTGACCAGTTTCCATTGCTGGCCAGAGGCAGACACAAGTTCAG ATTTTTCCCTTTTGTTCTCAGATTTTGGTGATGAAGAGGTAAACAAACTCATCAGTCACTTCCGACCTCTATTACTCTCTGCTGGAGTGGATGTGGATTTGATCCCTGATCAATGGACAATTCTCAAGACTGAACTGTACACAGCAGGATTCAGCCAAG AAACCTTTGAGAAAACCTGGCCTACTGTGAACAGAATGCTGCGCCATCGGTGTCCTGATGTCCTTGATCTTTTTAATGCTCTCCTTACCATCCCTGCAACTACAGCTGACTGTGAAAGAGGTTTCAGTGTTATGAAGCAG